The following proteins are encoded in a genomic region of Rhodoferax aquaticus:
- a CDS encoding ABC transporter ATP-binding protein: MLETQNLTVRFGGHVAVNAVSCTFSPGTLTAIVGPNGAGKTTFFNLISGQIKATAGDVRLHGQSLAGLGVSARTRAGLGRAFQLTNLFPQLSVLENVRLAVQSARAGKHLRGLNLWSIWSEHRALVDLAQEVLEQVALLDKQDAVVASLPHGDQRKLEVAMLMALEPDVFMFDEPTAGMSHDEAPVILNLIRKLKADSRKTILLVEHKMDVVRELADRIIVLHNGELVADGDPAEVIASPVVQQAYLGVAA, translated from the coding sequence ATGCTGGAAACCCAAAACTTGACCGTGCGTTTTGGTGGGCACGTGGCGGTCAACGCCGTGAGCTGCACCTTTAGCCCAGGCACGCTCACGGCTATCGTGGGCCCCAATGGCGCTGGCAAGACCACATTTTTTAACCTGATCTCGGGGCAAATCAAAGCCACTGCGGGCGATGTGCGCCTGCACGGGCAAAGTTTGGCGGGCTTGGGTGTGTCTGCACGCACCCGGGCAGGCTTGGGCCGGGCATTTCAGCTCACCAACTTGTTCCCACAGCTCAGCGTGTTGGAGAACGTGCGGCTGGCGGTGCAATCCGCCCGCGCAGGCAAGCACTTGCGTGGTCTGAACTTGTGGAGCATTTGGAGCGAGCACCGAGCCTTGGTCGATTTGGCGCAAGAGGTGCTGGAGCAAGTGGCCTTGCTAGACAAGCAAGACGCCGTGGTGGCTAGCCTGCCCCATGGGGACCAGCGCAAGCTAGAGGTGGCCATGCTCATGGCCTTGGAGCCCGACGTGTTTATGTTTGACGAGCCCACTGCGGGTATGAGCCATGACGAGGCACCGGTGATTCTGAATTTGATCCGCAAGCTCAAAGCCGACTCTCGCAAAACGATTTTGCTGGTGGAGCACAAGATGGATGTGGTGCGCGAGCTGGCAGACCGCATCATCGTGCTGCACAACGGAGAACTGGTGGCCGATGGCGACCCTGCCGAGGTGATTGCCTCGCCCGTAGTGCAGCAGGCCTACTTGGGGGTGGCGGCATGA
- a CDS encoding branched-chain amino acid ABC transporter permease, with protein MLQRILSNDLPRSRILAVVLLLLLVALAGAPFLFPGVKALNVAAKVLVFVVLVASFDLLLGYTGIVSFAHTMFFGIGAYGIAVATTRMGPTWAALGVGLAGALALSLVLALVIGLFSLRVRAIFFAMITLAVASAFLTLASQLSEITGGEDGLSFKVPELLSPSFEFTDEPLWGVTLDGRLLCFYLLFALALGQLLVLLRIVNSPFGRVLQAIRENEFRAEAIGYRVVVYRTTSSILSALFACMAGAMLALWLRYNGPDTSLSFEIMMDVLLIVVIGGMGTMYGAAIGAALFLVAQSYLQDLLRIASEATASVPLLAALLSPDRWLLWLGLLFVLSVYYFPTGVVGRLRAKALEARA; from the coding sequence ATGTTGCAACGCATTCTTTCCAATGACCTGCCACGCAGCCGCATATTGGCTGTAGTGTTGCTGCTTTTGCTGGTGGCACTTGCGGGTGCGCCTTTCTTGTTTCCGGGCGTGAAAGCGCTGAACGTGGCGGCCAAGGTGCTGGTGTTTGTGGTGCTGGTTGCCAGCTTTGATTTGCTCTTGGGCTACACCGGCATTGTGAGTTTTGCCCACACCATGTTTTTTGGCATTGGTGCATATGGCATTGCAGTAGCGACTACGCGCATGGGGCCAACATGGGCCGCTTTGGGTGTGGGGCTGGCGGGGGCGCTGGCGCTATCACTGGTATTGGCATTGGTGATTGGTCTGTTTTCTTTGCGCGTGCGGGCCATCTTTTTTGCCATGATTACCTTGGCCGTGGCGTCGGCGTTTTTGACGCTGGCCTCGCAGCTGTCGGAGATCACGGGCGGGGAGGACGGTTTGTCGTTCAAGGTGCCCGAGCTGCTCTCTCCGAGTTTTGAGTTCACAGACGAGCCGCTGTGGGGCGTGACGCTGGATGGCCGTTTGCTGTGCTTTTACCTGCTTTTTGCTCTGGCACTGGGGCAGCTGCTGGTGCTGCTGCGCATCGTGAACTCGCCGTTTGGCCGCGTGCTGCAAGCCATTCGCGAAAACGAGTTTCGGGCTGAGGCCATTGGTTACCGGGTGGTGGTGTACCGCACCACATCCAGTATTTTGTCGGCGCTGTTCGCGTGCATGGCTGGGGCCATGCTGGCGCTTTGGCTGCGTTACAACGGGCCAGACACTTCGCTGTCGTTTGAAATCATGATGGATGTGCTGCTCATCGTGGTGATAGGCGGCATGGGCACCATGTATGGCGCGGCTATTGGCGCAGCGCTGTTCTTGGTGGCACAGAGCTATTTGCAGGACTTACTGCGGATAGCCAGCGAGGCTACGGCTAGCGTTCCGCTGCTGGCGGCTTTGTTGTCGCCTGACCGCTGGCTCTTGTGGCTGGGTTTGTTGTTTGTGTTGTCGGTCTACTACTTTCCGACTGGCGTGGTGGGACGTTTGCGCGCCAAGGCCTTGGAGGCACGGGCATGA
- a CDS encoding alpha/beta fold hydrolase, whose protein sequence is MSSFSSHYLQCAGREIHYTLWGAQHERTVIAWHGLARTGRDMDELAAHLSALGYRVVCPDTIGRGLSQWSPAPAQEYCLRFYARIAADLFEHLNIDKAHWVGTSMGGAIGTVCASGLFEPRLQGRIQSLVLNDNAPQLADAAIARIRAYAGEPPAFDTVLELEAFFRQVYKPYGWLSDAQWRRLTETSTRRLADGRVTPHYDPAMVQQFTLHPNDYLIWEHYDALQIPVLCLRGAESDLVLPETVQAMLRRGPGSRGLTSVIEVPGCGHAPALNVSTQLGWVSDFIARCTS, encoded by the coding sequence ATGAGTTCATTTAGCTCCCACTACCTGCAATGCGCGGGCCGCGAAATTCACTACACGCTGTGGGGTGCGCAGCACGAGCGCACCGTCATCGCTTGGCATGGGTTGGCCCGCACGGGGCGCGACATGGATGAGCTGGCCGCGCACCTGAGCGCTCTGGGTTACCGCGTGGTGTGCCCGGACACGATTGGCCGGGGCTTGAGCCAGTGGAGCCCGGCACCGGCGCAAGAGTATTGCTTGCGCTTCTATGCGCGTATAGCGGCAGACTTGTTTGAGCACTTGAACATAGACAAGGCACACTGGGTGGGTACTTCCATGGGCGGGGCCATTGGCACGGTGTGCGCGTCGGGTCTGTTCGAGCCGCGTTTGCAGGGCCGTATTCAAAGCTTGGTGCTCAATGACAATGCGCCCCAACTGGCGGACGCTGCCATTGCCCGCATTCGTGCCTACGCGGGGGAGCCGCCAGCGTTTGACACGGTGCTGGAGTTGGAGGCGTTCTTCCGTCAGGTCTACAAGCCGTATGGCTGGTTGAGCGATGCCCAGTGGCGGCGTTTGACGGAGACCTCCACCCGACGCCTGGCAGATGGCCGTGTGACGCCGCACTATGACCCCGCCATGGTGCAACAGTTCACCTTGCACCCTAACGATTACCTGATTTGGGAGCATTACGACGCGCTGCAAATACCGGTGCTGTGTTTGCGGGGGGCCGAGTCTGACCTGGTCTTGCCGGAGACCGTGCAAGCCATGCTGCGGCGCGGCCCTGGGAGTCGGGGGCTAACGAGCGTGATCGAGGTGCCGGGGTGCGGCCACGCGCCTGCACTTAACGTGAGTACCCAGCTAGGCTGGGTGAGTGACTTCATCGCCCGCTGTACGTCTTAG
- a CDS encoding branched-chain amino acid ABC transporter permease → MKALNVDYKPLLLVPVLALAVLPLIGAPSTWLTLTVAGLAMGMIVFIIASGLTLVFGLMDVLNFGHGVFIAMGAFVATSVLALMGDWTGSQDLWRNLAAVFVAMLVAMGVSGALGLAFERFIVRPVYGQHLKQILITMGGMIIGEELIKVVWGPAQLAMPLPEALRGAVLWGDAAIEKYRLLAVVVGLGVFAALAWTLSRTKIGLLIRAGVQDREMVEAMGYRIHRLFVGVFVVGSALAGLGGVMWGLYQQNVTPQMGAQVNVLIFIVIIIGGLGSTGGALIGALLVGLMANYTGFLVPKLALFSNIALMVGILLWRPQGVYPVTNR, encoded by the coding sequence ATGAAAGCGCTGAACGTTGACTACAAACCGCTGTTGCTGGTGCCCGTGTTGGCGCTGGCCGTGCTGCCGCTGATTGGCGCGCCTAGCACCTGGCTCACGCTCACGGTGGCGGGGCTGGCCATGGGCATGATTGTGTTCATCATCGCCTCGGGCTTGACGCTGGTATTTGGCTTGATGGATGTGCTGAACTTTGGCCACGGCGTGTTCATTGCCATGGGCGCGTTTGTGGCCACCAGTGTGCTGGCGCTCATGGGCGACTGGACGGGGTCGCAAGACCTGTGGCGCAACCTAGCGGCGGTGTTTGTGGCCATGCTGGTGGCCATGGGTGTCTCGGGCGCACTGGGCTTGGCGTTTGAGCGCTTTATCGTGCGCCCGGTGTATGGACAGCACCTGAAGCAAATACTGATCACCATGGGCGGCATGATCATTGGTGAGGAGTTGATCAAGGTGGTGTGGGGCCCCGCACAGTTGGCCATGCCCCTGCCAGAAGCCTTGCGCGGTGCTGTGCTCTGGGGTGATGCCGCGATAGAGAAGTACCGTCTACTGGCCGTGGTGGTGGGGCTGGGCGTGTTTGCTGCGCTGGCGTGGACCTTGTCGCGCACCAAGATTGGCCTGCTGATTCGTGCGGGTGTGCAAGACCGTGAGATGGTTGAGGCCATGGGCTACCGCATTCATCGCTTGTTTGTGGGCGTGTTTGTGGTGGGCAGCGCCTTGGCAGGCTTGGGCGGCGTGATGTGGGGCTTGTACCAACAAAACGTCACACCCCAGATGGGCGCACAGGTCAATGTGCTCATCTTCATTGTCATCATCATTGGCGGCTTGGGGTCTACCGGCGGGGCTTTGATTGGTGCCCTGCTGGTAGGGCTGATGGCCAATTACACCGGGTTTTTGGTCCCTAAGCTGGCGCTGTTTTCCAACATTGCGCTCATGGTGGGCATCTTGCTGTGGCGCCCGCAAGGCGTCTACCCAGTTACTAATCGATGA
- a CDS encoding substrate-binding domain-containing protein: MGAGAWAQSKEIKIAHIYSKTGPLEAYGRQTATGFMMGLDYATNGTMTVAGKKLVVIEKDDQGKPDLGKSLLAAAYGDDKVDLAVGPTASPVALAMLPVAEEYKKILLVEPAVADSITGDKWNKYIFRTGRNSSQDAISNAVALDKAGVTIATMAQDSAFGRDGVKAFKEAITKAKLVHEEYLPPATTDFTAGAQRLIDKLKDQPGRKVIFIIWAGGNPFKIVDMDLKRYGIEIATGGNILPAMTAYKQLPGMEGATYYYFSIPKNPVNEAMVARHYSQFKAPPDFFTAGGFSAAMAVVTALNNSKGDASANTLIKTMEGMSFETPKGKMTFRKEDHQALQSMYHFKIKVDPAFAWGVPELVREIKADEMNVPIRNKR; this comes from the coding sequence GCTTGAGGCCTATGGCCGCCAAACGGCGACCGGCTTCATGATGGGGCTGGACTACGCCACCAATGGCACCATGACAGTGGCCGGCAAGAAGCTGGTGGTGATTGAAAAAGACGACCAAGGCAAGCCCGATTTGGGCAAGAGCTTGCTGGCTGCCGCCTACGGGGATGACAAGGTGGACTTGGCCGTGGGCCCCACCGCCTCTCCCGTGGCTTTGGCAATGCTGCCAGTGGCCGAAGAGTACAAAAAAATCCTCTTGGTGGAGCCAGCGGTGGCGGACTCCATCACGGGTGACAAGTGGAACAAATACATTTTCCGCACGGGGCGCAATAGCTCGCAAGACGCAATTTCTAACGCAGTCGCTTTGGACAAAGCTGGCGTGACGATTGCCACCATGGCACAAGACTCGGCCTTTGGGCGCGATGGGGTGAAGGCATTCAAAGAAGCCATCACCAAAGCCAAGCTGGTGCATGAAGAATACCTGCCGCCCGCAACCACCGACTTCACCGCCGGTGCGCAACGCCTGATTGATAAGCTCAAAGACCAACCCGGACGCAAGGTGATCTTCATCATTTGGGCAGGCGGCAACCCCTTCAAGATTGTGGACATGGACCTCAAGCGCTATGGCATTGAGATCGCCACAGGTGGCAACATCTTGCCCGCCATGACCGCCTACAAGCAGTTGCCCGGCATGGAAGGCGCTACCTACTACTACTTTTCGATCCCCAAGAACCCGGTGAATGAAGCCATGGTGGCACGCCACTACAGCCAGTTCAAGGCTCCGCCAGACTTCTTCACCGCCGGTGGTTTTAGTGCCGCCATGGCGGTGGTGACTGCGCTGAACAACAGCAAGGGCGATGCATCTGCCAACACCTTGATCAAAACCATGGAAGGCATGAGTTTTGAAACCCCCAAGGGCAAGATGACCTTCCGCAAAGAAGACCACCAAGCGCTGCAAAGCATGTACCACTTCAAGATCAAGGTAGACCCCGCTTTCGCTTGGGGCGTGCCTGAGCTGGTGCGTGAAATCAAGGCGGACGAGATGAATGTTCCGATTCGCAACAAGCGCTAA
- a CDS encoding nucleobase:cation symporter-2 family protein, translating into MSEKVAAVDEHLPMGRLTALGLQHVLVMYAGAVAVPLIVGRALKLSPEQVSMLISADLFCCGLVTLIQSFGATQWFGIKLPVMMGVTFASVAPMLAIASGHPGVEGAGLIFGSIIGAGLISIFIAPFISSLLRFFPPVVTGTVIAVIGISLMRVGINWIFGNPFGPTAPSIVNPEHAKWLADATAAASAAGASLPPVPAGLALAPSVPNPKYAELGGVGVAALVLVSILLITKFAKGFIANIAVLLGIVIGGIVTAATGTMTFDKVSKAAWFDLVLPFEIATPVFDPILIFTMTLIMLTVMVESTGMFLALGEMTGKPVDRKALTRGLRTDGLGTLIGGIFNTFPYTSFSQNVGLVAVTGVKSRFVCVAGGVILIALGVLPKMAALVESLPTVVLGGAGLVMFGMVAATGVRILGNVDFKNNRNNGMVVGISLGIGMVPLVAPNFKQWMPHNIHPLIESGILLTTLAAVVLNYFFNGAKEDQRGVIEAAKMAEAH; encoded by the coding sequence ATGTCGGAGAAAGTAGCGGCGGTTGATGAACACCTGCCAATGGGGCGGTTAACAGCTTTGGGGCTGCAACATGTGCTGGTGATGTATGCGGGTGCTGTGGCGGTTCCCTTGATCGTAGGGCGGGCGCTCAAGCTCAGTCCTGAGCAAGTCTCTATGCTGATCTCCGCCGATTTGTTTTGCTGTGGCTTGGTGACTTTGATTCAGTCTTTCGGTGCCACGCAGTGGTTTGGCATCAAGTTGCCGGTGATGATGGGGGTGACGTTTGCCTCGGTCGCCCCCATGCTGGCGATTGCAAGCGGACACCCTGGCGTTGAGGGAGCCGGGCTGATTTTTGGCTCCATCATTGGGGCGGGGCTGATCTCCATCTTCATCGCGCCGTTCATCAGTAGCCTGCTGCGCTTTTTTCCACCGGTGGTGACCGGAACCGTGATTGCCGTGATTGGCATAAGCCTGATGCGGGTTGGCATTAACTGGATTTTTGGCAACCCGTTTGGCCCCACCGCGCCTAGCATCGTGAATCCTGAGCATGCGAAGTGGTTGGCAGACGCCACAGCGGCGGCCAGTGCCGCAGGTGCCTCGTTGCCTCCCGTGCCCGCGGGCTTGGCGCTTGCACCCTCGGTTCCCAACCCCAAATACGCCGAATTGGGCGGGGTGGGTGTTGCCGCTTTGGTCCTCGTCTCGATTCTGCTGATTACGAAGTTTGCCAAGGGCTTTATTGCCAACATCGCCGTGCTTTTGGGTATTGTGATTGGAGGCATAGTGACCGCCGCCACCGGTACGATGACCTTTGACAAGGTAAGCAAAGCCGCGTGGTTTGACTTGGTGCTGCCATTCGAGATTGCCACGCCGGTGTTTGATCCGATTTTGATTTTCACCATGACGCTCATCATGTTGACCGTGATGGTGGAGTCCACCGGCATGTTCTTGGCGCTGGGGGAGATGACGGGCAAACCGGTAGACCGCAAGGCTTTGACCCGTGGCCTGCGCACAGATGGCTTGGGAACCTTGATCGGCGGTATTTTCAACACCTTCCCCTACACCAGCTTCTCGCAAAACGTGGGCTTGGTGGCGGTGACTGGCGTGAAAAGTCGCTTTGTCTGCGTGGCCGGCGGTGTGATTTTGATTGCCCTTGGGGTCTTGCCCAAAATGGCGGCTCTGGTGGAGTCGCTGCCCACCGTGGTGCTAGGTGGTGCTGGCTTGGTGATGTTCGGCATGGTGGCTGCCACGGGAGTGCGCATTTTGGGCAATGTGGACTTTAAGAACAACCGCAACAACGGCATGGTCGTCGGCATCTCCCTTGGTATTGGCATGGTTCCGTTGGTGGCACCCAACTTCAAGCAATGGATGCCGCACAACATCCATCCTTTGATCGAGTCGGGCATTTTGCTGACGACCTTAGCCGCCGTGGTCTTGAACTACTTTTTCAACGGTGCCAAAGAAGACCAGCGTGGCGTGATTGAAGCCGCCAAGATGGCCGAAGCGCACTGA
- a CDS encoding ABC transporter ATP-binding protein, which produces MSNKLLELSGVHTHIGAYHILHGVDLSVPRGQLTMLLGRNGAGKTTTLRTIMGLWKASQGTVRFDGHDITAANTPDIAARQVAYVPENMGIFSDLSVKENMLLAARQAKRLNQIDSTRLQWIFSLFPAVEKFWNHPAGKLSGGQKQMLAVSRAMVEPRQLLIVDEPSKGLAPSMINNMIEAFAQLKATGTTILLVEQNINFAKRLGDHVAVMDNGQVVHAGSMQALAQDEALQQQLLGLAI; this is translated from the coding sequence ATGAGTAACAAGCTCCTTGAACTCTCGGGTGTGCACACCCACATCGGCGCGTACCACATCTTGCATGGGGTTGACCTGTCTGTGCCGCGCGGCCAGCTCACCATGCTACTGGGGCGCAACGGCGCGGGAAAAACCACCACGCTGCGCACCATCATGGGCTTGTGGAAAGCCTCGCAAGGGACGGTCCGTTTTGACGGACACGACATTACCGCTGCCAACACCCCAGACATTGCGGCGCGCCAAGTGGCGTATGTGCCAGAGAACATGGGAATCTTTTCCGACCTCAGTGTGAAGGAAAACATGCTTTTGGCGGCCCGCCAAGCCAAGCGTTTGAACCAGATCGACAGCACGCGGCTGCAGTGGATTTTTTCGCTGTTCCCGGCGGTAGAGAAGTTTTGGAACCACCCCGCAGGCAAGCTCTCAGGCGGGCAAAAGCAAATGCTGGCCGTATCCCGCGCCATGGTGGAGCCGCGCCAACTGCTGATCGTGGATGAGCCTAGCAAGGGCTTGGCGCCCTCCATGATCAACAACATGATCGAAGCCTTTGCGCAGCTCAAGGCAACGGGCACCACTATTTTGCTGGTGGAGCAAAACATCAACTTTGCCAAACGCTTGGGCGACCATGTGGCGGTGATGGACAACGGCCAAGTTGTGCACGCGGGCAGCATGCAAGCCCTGGCACAAGACGAGGCGCTGCAACAGCAACTTTTGGGGCTGGCGATATGA
- a CDS encoding fused MFS/spermidine synthase — MPLNLRLTIHYGLTIFLSAFLLFQVQPLIGKMILPWFGGSAAVWTTCMLFFQLVLLLGYFYSHWVVRKLTPYRQSLVHGGLLLLSVLLIPIAPSVDWKPTGAENPTLRILGLLTVSIGLPYFVLSTTGPLLQAWFARERAGLVPYRLFALSNFGSMLALLAYPLAVEPVFPTQWQSYLWSGLFACFVLACGLLAWRGRSGQVIAAPSPELHGVAPRWSNKVLWAALAACPSILMVADTSYLTTNIAPIPMIWVAPLALYLLSFIVSFDTQGWYQRKVFLPLLVLGLWVLAYLPTLGISELPIAVSMGVNLAAFFVACMVCHGELARLQPHPSYLTGYYLMLSVGGVLGGFFVGVIAPYCFNSNYELSVGIVLTGVVAALAVIPSIPSLHARWRQLAWACSIAMLLGIAYLRVQDHQEETDGAEVTRRNFYGTLQVFHNAERQSRSMFHGQITHGRQFTSPDKLDVPTTYYSPDGGVGKALQIKAAQGPLRVGVIGLGVGTLASYGRTGDYMRLYEIDPLVIEIAQKNFSYLARTQAKTDIVLGDARLQLELEPSQQFDVLVVDAFSGDSVPIHLLTQEAFAQYMRHLKPNGVLAVHITNRFLDLRPVVQTAAQQFGKAVRLVDAQGIPEKLVLRSRWALISSDMGFFQSSALAHASAYEAPPGFKLWKDDYSSIFSVLE, encoded by the coding sequence ATGCCTTTGAACCTGCGACTGACGATTCACTATGGCTTGACCATATTCTTAAGTGCATTCCTGCTGTTTCAGGTGCAACCGCTGATCGGGAAGATGATTCTTCCCTGGTTTGGTGGCTCAGCGGCGGTGTGGACTACCTGCATGCTGTTCTTCCAGTTGGTCTTGCTGCTGGGTTACTTTTACTCGCACTGGGTAGTGCGCAAGCTGACGCCTTACCGGCAAAGCCTGGTGCATGGCGGCTTGTTGCTCTTGAGCGTGTTGCTGATTCCGATTGCGCCTAGCGTGGACTGGAAACCCACCGGCGCAGAGAACCCCACTTTGCGCATTTTGGGCTTGCTCACGGTGTCGATTGGCTTGCCTTATTTTGTACTCTCCACCACTGGGCCTTTGTTGCAAGCGTGGTTTGCCAGGGAGCGCGCAGGCTTGGTGCCTTACCGGCTGTTTGCGCTGTCGAATTTCGGCTCCATGCTGGCCTTGCTGGCGTATCCCTTGGCCGTTGAGCCTGTGTTCCCTACGCAATGGCAGTCGTATCTTTGGTCCGGCTTGTTCGCATGTTTTGTATTGGCCTGCGGGCTCTTAGCGTGGCGCGGTCGCAGTGGGCAGGTGATAGCCGCGCCAAGCCCTGAGCTACACGGTGTTGCACCGCGTTGGAGCAACAAAGTATTGTGGGCCGCTTTGGCGGCATGCCCTTCGATCTTGATGGTGGCCGATACCAGCTACCTCACCACCAACATAGCGCCTATTCCTATGATTTGGGTGGCACCTTTGGCTTTGTATTTGCTGTCATTCATTGTGAGTTTTGACACACAAGGCTGGTACCAGCGCAAGGTGTTCTTGCCCCTGCTGGTGCTGGGCTTGTGGGTGCTGGCGTACTTGCCGACATTGGGCATCAGTGAGTTGCCTATTGCCGTGTCTATGGGCGTCAACCTCGCGGCCTTTTTTGTGGCCTGCATGGTGTGCCATGGCGAATTGGCGCGTCTGCAGCCGCACCCCAGCTATCTCACTGGCTATTACCTGATGCTGTCAGTCGGTGGCGTGTTAGGCGGTTTTTTTGTTGGCGTGATTGCGCCATATTGTTTTAATAGCAACTACGAGCTATCGGTTGGTATTGTGCTTACAGGCGTGGTGGCGGCCCTTGCGGTGATTCCTTCGATACCCAGCCTCCACGCGCGTTGGCGTCAGCTTGCGTGGGCTTGCAGCATCGCCATGTTGCTTGGCATTGCCTATTTGCGCGTGCAAGACCACCAAGAAGAAACCGATGGCGCGGAGGTGACACGCCGCAATTTTTACGGCACCTTGCAGGTATTTCACAACGCAGAGCGCCAGTCACGCAGCATGTTCCATGGGCAAATCACCCACGGGAGACAGTTCACAAGTCCCGATAAGCTGGATGTGCCCACCACCTACTACAGCCCTGACGGTGGGGTGGGCAAAGCGCTGCAAATCAAAGCGGCGCAGGGGCCGCTGCGTGTGGGTGTCATTGGTCTGGGGGTCGGCACGCTGGCTAGCTATGGGCGCACCGGAGACTACATGCGCTTGTACGAAATTGACCCCCTGGTCATAGAGATTGCCCAGAAGAACTTCAGCTATCTGGCGCGCACACAAGCGAAGACGGACATCGTATTGGGCGACGCCCGCTTGCAACTGGAGTTAGAACCAAGCCAGCAATTTGATGTGCTGGTCGTGGACGCATTTTCTGGCGACTCCGTGCCTATCCATTTGTTGACCCAAGAGGCGTTCGCCCAGTACATGAGGCATCTCAAACCAAACGGGGTGTTGGCCGTACACATCACCAACCGCTTCTTGGACTTGCGCCCCGTGGTGCAGACTGCGGCCCAGCAGTTTGGCAAAGCCGTGCGCTTGGTTGATGCCCAGGGCATTCCCGAGAAGCTGGTGCTGCGCTCTCGCTGGGCCTTGATCAGCAGCGACATGGGGTTCTTTCAAAGCTCTGCGCTGGCCCATGCGAGTGCCTACGAGGCACCCCCGGGGTTCAAGCTGTGGAAGGACGACTACAGCAGCATTTTCTCGGTGCTGGAGTAA